CTGCGATAGCTGTATCTGAAGCTACTAAGCTCATCGTGAGCGGGGAACCGGGCTTGAAGGGCAAGCTCCTCTTCATAGATCTTAGGAGCATGGATTTCAACTTGCTGGAACTGAAGAGGGACGAGAATTGCGGCGTATGCGGGAGAGGCGTTGCTCCCGAGATAGAGCAACCGCTAGTAGAACTGGGGTGCGCGAGGGATGGTAAGAGCGTTTACTTCATAAACAAATTTATAGATGGATTTAATATGGATGAAGCGGTGACTAATATATTAAAGATAGGTTCTATAACTAGGATGGGGGATCAGTTCATTAAATTCAAGATAGATGAATCGCTTCAGGGGACACTTTTCAAGAGCGGTTCTATGATCATAGAGGTCAGCGGGATGGCCACGTTGAATGAGAGGGAGATAATTGGAATATATGAGAGTATATCTAATGTAAAAATCTATCGATGAATCCTTTATAATAAATTTTTGAAGCTTCAGTATTAGCATAAAAACTCTTTATATTAGAGGGCCTCAGAAGCTCCCTACACTCTCTAGCGGAAGGATTCCGGGGGAGGAGCTATTAGGAGGAAAAGGGATCAGAGAGCTATCGATGGGATTAGGGAAAGATGGAATCGCATTGTTTAGACAAGCATCTTGATAGAATCTTGCTATACGCAGTGGATCGGGTGATGGAGGAGTTAATGATGAATCCCTCGGGACGCTTATTATAACTAATCCAGCCTCATAACGCATTCAGACCTGAGCAGACACTCTCTGCACAATTTCTTCGAGCAATACAGCTTCTCATGGAGGTAGAATACTGTTTGGGCCCATCCAGCTAGCCTTCCTAATGATCTAGATGCGAGCCTCCTCACGCACTCATTTGCGGGACAGTCGTGACACTCATACTTAACGCACATACTCCTCTTAGGGAGTTCGAAGTCCCAGAGATCGAGCTTCCTAACCATAGATATGAAGTGCCTGTCCACTGGGACTGATGTAGTATCGGCTATCCCAAAGAGGAGGAATGCATCAGCTACCTTAGGCCCGCAGTACTTACACCTCAAGATTCCCCTCCTAGTCGTCCATATATCCTCGCTCATAGCTGATGCTATACAGGGAAAAGATTCCCTGAGCCTCCTCAATTGATAACTCCCAGCTACCCTTGGAGCAATTTCTGCAGCTTCAAATGGGTCGTCTGTCATCTCCCAGATCTTTCTGGACCACTTAATCACGTTCCCGTGATAATTAGTGGATTGAGAGAGGAAAATCGGGATCATTATGTGGAGCGGATCTTGAGGATCTACGGAGAGCCCCAGATTTGGGTACTGTGCTCTGAGTAGATCTACGAGCCAGGGCAATCCCGTCTCCTCCGAATCCAGGATATCCATAAACCAAGCTCCGCTCCAATATAATGCTTCCTCGCACTCCGTCAGCAAGAATCTCCCATCAACTCTCATTCTGCATCCTTTCTTCATCCCCGCTACTTTCACATAAGTCTCATTCGATCTATCGAAAAGTGAGAGTGTAAATGAAGGATAGAGAGTTAATTCGAGGTCCACTGGCTTTATCTCTATCTTCTCCAAAGTATCACCTAACTAAGTACTTCCGATACTCTGCATTAATAGGACTAAAAACGAAGGACCTCAAACTCTCGTGTATATCTCGATCCCGAATTCCTCAGCTGTTTTGAGGGTCCTCTCATCAGCATGAGGGGTCACTATTATCATCCTATCGGCCTTCACTCCAGTTCTCCTACTGTAGAATTCCGCCTTCCTCATGAAGATGAGGACATCGGATGCCCTCGCATGAGACTTCTATGAGCATTATCCTTCCATCTTTAACGGCCAAATCGACTTCAATCTCACTGGGGTGCTCATAAACAATACCTTCCTCATCCCTCTACCACCTTGACCCCGAACTCCTTCTCGAGTACCCCTTCAGCCCTTCTCTGAATGCCTCCTCAGTCTGAATCCCTCACATCGCACCCAAAGCGGATATCCTCCTCTCTATAAGATCGAATCCCCTGATCATATCCTCCCTTAGCTTCACGAGCTGTTCCTCATGCCTATCTAGTCTCCTGAGGATCTCCTTAAGGCCTTCAACTATTTATCATTTTCTCCAGAAGAATATCTGAAGCAGGCTGATCTTTCTCAGGAGGACTATGAGGGGCGTGACGAAGTATAACGGAACCTCCGAAGTACAGAGGCTACATATTTTAATCGATCTTCCCCAACTTTATCAGTTTCTCCTCTCTATCGTACTCTATTAGGCCTGAATAGACACCCCAGTAGATGAGATAGTTGAGCTCCTCCTCTAAATTACTGTGATAGCAAAATCCCCCCTTAGATATCATTATCTCCATGACATCCTCTTTCTCAAGACTTCCCCTTTTCTTAAGCTCATCCAATATCTCTTTAAAGATCTCCAGCTCCATTAATTTGCTCCTCACGTATTTCGCCCTTTCCGCATGCCCCTGTCTCAGGAAGTTAATCCCTGATTCCGTAAGCTCTGCATCACCGTTTTCGATAGAGATCAAGCCCATCATCTCGGAGAAAGCTAAAATAGGAAGTATCTCATCAACATGCATACCTATTTCCTTCGATATCCTCGCGATATCAGCCCTTCCACCCAGATCCATCAGAAGTCTCAGGAAGCCCAGCAACCTGGAGTAAGATAACGTCTCCACGCGGATCTGCTTCTTCATCGCCTCACCTAAAATATTAATATTACTGTGGGAGGAGGCTGTATATCTCATCCACCTTACCGTAGAACTGCTCATCCCTCCTATTCCTCGGCCTCGGGGTATCTATATTCACAACCTTCAGGACTGTGGATGGCCTTCTCGAGAGGACCACTATCCTATCGGACATGAGGACAGCCTCCTCTATATTGTGAGTCACCATGAGTATGGACTTAAGGTTAGGGGCGCTCTTCCACAGCTCCAGTATCTCATGCCTCAGGGTATCGGCTGTAAGCTCATCGAGAGATGAGAAGGGTTCGTCCATCAAAAGAAGGTTTGGTTCAACTGCTAGAGCCCTCGCTATCCCGACCCTCTGCCTCATCCCACCTGACAGCTCCTTTGGAAGGAATTCCTCGAACTCTGACAATCCAACGAGGCTTAGCCACTTCCTGGCAACTTCTCTAGCATTTTCTATTCCCCTAGCTCTAAGCGGGAGCTCAACTTGCTCTATTACCTTGAGCCACGGGACTAGGGCGAAGCTCTGAAAGACCATGGATATCCTCGGATCTGGGGAGTTTATCTCCTTCCCATAGAAGATTATCCTACCTGAGCTCGGCCTCTCTATTCCTGCTATCATCCTGAGGAGAGTCGACTTTCCACAGCCGCTGGGCCCGACTATGGACACGAACTCCCCCTCCCTCAGTGAGAAGCTGATCTCCCTTATCACCTCGAGCTTGCTCTTATTGGAGATGAAGTACTTCGATACCCTATCGACCTCCAGCATCATTCCACCCTGAACTTAGCTGAGTAATCGTACAGGAACCTCCAGAAGGCCCTGTTTACTGTTATCACGATCAGCGTTAGAACAGCTGTTATGAAGATAACGGATGATATATCACCTCTATCCCAGGCAGCGATACTCAGCAGAGTCCCCAAACCATATTGAGCCCTCTTACTCGGGAAGACCTCATTCCCCACCTTTATGTACTCTGCCACTATTAGGGAATTCCATGCGCCGCCCCACGCGGTTATCAAGCCAGTGACTATGGAGGGGAACATGCCCGGGATCACCAACTTCCTCAGGTAGAGGGAGCCCCTTATGAGGAAGACCTTCCTCATCTCCTCTAGATCCGATGATATAGACTTAACGCCGGCCAGGGAGTTGAACAAAACGTAGAACTGAGCCCCGAATAGAGCTAGCATTATCGCAGCTATCTCGAACCCCTCATCCCCCAGGGGAAGCACTATATACTTGACTAGGAAGGGCCAGAGCACCGGGATAGGGAAGGAGGCGGCTATCTCGAATAGCAGCATGAACTCATCCCAATGCCTTCCCCTGCCCACGAGGAGGGATACCGGTATCGTCCAGGAGAGGGAGATCAGGAGGACCGTCAAGACCCTCCTGATGGAGTTCAGAGATGCTATAAGTATCAGATCGGGCTCCCCCATGTACTCGGAGGAGGGCATTTCCAGTGTAATATGCGGAGCTATTTTCATCGCTGAATATGCGATAAATAAAATCAGGAGGAGGAAAGTGCCCTTCTTTATAATTCCAGCCCTTCTCTCCACGAAACTGACGAACCCCGCTACATAATTCCTTATAGGGAGCCTCAAAATATATCTGAGAGAGCGGAAGAATGATCTATAGAGGAAGGGTGGTATCCTCACCCTCGGGATCTCGAATACTCTCTTTCTCTTGATCTCACCTGCTGAATACTCGTACTTGAAGTTCTCGCTCCATTCCATGAGAGGTCTCCAGATGAATAAGTATGTGAAGGAGACGAGGAACATCGTTATCAGGACCGATAGGATGGCGATATCGATCCTAGGGGGTGATTCCGCGAGGGATAGGGCGAGAAGGCTTCCAATACCTGGAAGCGGTATCTGGGCATTGCCCAATGATATGATCTCAGATGCATAGAGGAAGAACCACCCCCCTCCCCAGGACATAGCCGAGTTATAGATGAGCTTCGTCATAGTAGCCGGCAAGAGTATTTTCCTCAAGTAAAGGAACTTTCCTATTCTGTACACGCGCACCATTTCCTCCAGATCCCTCGGTATGAGCTTCACAGCTTCGTACACTCCGAAAGTCATGTTCCACACTTGAGATGTGAATATGAGGAAAATTGAGGAGATCTCCGCACCTATATAGGGACCGAAGAGGTTTATGAAGAATATTATGGCGATAGGGAGGAAGCTGAGTATGGGAACGCTCTGGAGCACATCTAGGAGGGGTATTATTATGTGCTCAGCTTTCTCATTCTTTGCAGCCAGTATGCCGATGGAAAGAGAGAAAATGAGGGAGAAGAGGTATGCGATGATCATCCTGAGTAATGATAGCAGCGCGTAGACTGGCAGCAGGAAGTAGGAGAGCAGAGGGATCACCCCCCTTCCTAGCTGAGAATTCATAAAAACTTGTCCAGCGTTGCTTCATGTAAGCGTTCTCAGAATATCCATAAAGTCGGCTCAAAGGATCGAGTAATTAAATCCGAGAATCTGGAGAATCAT
The sequence above is drawn from the Candidatus Korarchaeum cryptofilum OPF8 genome and encodes:
- a CDS encoding ABC transporter ATP-binding protein, which translates into the protein MMLEVDRVSKYFISNKSKLEVIREISFSLREGEFVSIVGPSGCGKSTLLRMIAGIERPSSGRIIFYGKEINSPDPRISMVFQSFALVPWLKVIEQVELPLRARGIENAREVARKWLSLVGLSEFEEFLPKELSGGMRQRVGIARALAVEPNLLLMDEPFSSLDELTADTLRHEILELWKSAPNLKSILMVTHNIEEAVLMSDRIVVLSRRPSTVLKVVNIDTPRPRNRRDEQFYGKVDEIYSLLPQ
- a CDS encoding AAA-associated domain-containing protein, with amino-acid sequence MKKQIRVETLSYSRLLGFLRLLMDLGGRADIARISKEIGMHVDEILPILAFSEMMGLISIENGDAELTESGINFLRQGHAERAKYVRSKLMELEIFKEILDELKKRGSLEKEDVMEIMISKGGFCYHSNLEEELNYLIYWGVYSGLIEYDREEKLIKLGKID
- a CDS encoding ABC transporter permease subunit — encoded protein: MIPLLSYFLLPVYALLSLLRMIIAYLFSLIFSLSIGILAAKNEKAEHIIIPLLDVLQSVPILSFLPIAIIFFINLFGPYIGAEISSIFLIFTSQVWNMTFGVYEAVKLIPRDLEEMVRVYRIGKFLYLRKILLPATMTKLIYNSAMSWGGGWFFLYASEIISLGNAQIPLPGIGSLLALSLAESPPRIDIAILSVLITMFLVSFTYLFIWRPLMEWSENFKYEYSAGEIKRKRVFEIPRVRIPPFLYRSFFRSLRYILRLPIRNYVAGFVSFVERRAGIIKKGTFLLLILFIAYSAMKIAPHITLEMPSSEYMGEPDLILIASLNSIRRVLTVLLISLSWTIPVSLLVGRGRHWDEFMLLFEIAASFPIPVLWPFLVKYIVLPLGDEGFEIAAIMLALFGAQFYVLFNSLAGVKSISSDLEEMRKVFLIRGSLYLRKLVIPGMFPSIVTGLITAWGGAWNSLIVAEYIKVGNEVFPSKRAQYGLGTLLSIAAWDRGDISSVIFITAVLTLIVITVNRAFWRFLYDYSAKFRVE